The window CAGGAACCGACGCTGATGCCCTGGGCCAGCGTGTTCGACAACGTCTGGCTGCCGCTGCGCCTGCGGGGGGTGAGCCGTGCGTCGGCGCAGGCGCGCGTCGAGGAAGCGCTGCAAGCCGTGGGGCTGCACGAATTCGCCGCGGCGTTGCCGCGCGAACTCTCGGGCGGCATGAAGATGCGGGTGTCGATCGCGCGCGCACTCATCACCCGGCCGAAGCTGCTGCTGATGGACGAACCCTTCGGCGCGCTCGACGAGATCACGCGCTCCAGGCTCAACCACGACACGCTGCAGCTCTGGCAGCAGCATGGCTTCACCACCCTCTTCGTGACGCACAGCGTGTTCGAAGCGGTGTTCCTGAGCCGGCGCATCGTGGTCATGGCCGCGCGGCCCGGCCGTGTGCTGGCCGAGATCGCCATCGACGAGCCCTATCCACGCCCCGAGGCTTTTCGCCACAGCGCGCGGTTTGGCGCCTGGTGTGCCGAGGTGTCGGCGGCGCTGCACGCGGCGGATGATCCGCATGGCTGAGCCGGCCGAATTGCCGCTGGTGGAGCGCCGCTGGCTGCGCACCGGGGTGCCGGTGCTGGTCTTCGCCGCGCTGCTGCTCGCCTGGGAGGTGACGGTGCGCGCCTATGCCGTGCCGAGCTACATCCTGCCTGCGCCCTCGCTCATCTTGCAGACGCTGTGGGACAACCTCGGCTCGCTGATGCAGAGCTGGCTGTTCACCATGAAGATCACCTTCGGCGCGCTGCTGCTGGCCGCGGTCGGCGGTGTGTTGCTGGCGGTGCTGTTCGCGGTGTCGAAGTGGGTGGAGCTGAGCCTGTTCCCGCTGGCCGTGGTGCTGCAGGTCACGCCCATCGTGGCAATCGCCCCGCTGATCCTCATCTTCATCGACAGCACCACGGCGGCGTTGCTGCTGTGCGCCTGGATCGTGGCGTTCTTCCCCATCCTGTCGAACACCGTGACCGGTCTGCGCAGCGCCGACCTGAACCTGCGCGACCTGTTCCGCCTGTACCGCGCCAGCCCCTGGCAGACGCTGCGCCTGCTGCTCGTGCCCTCGGCCATGCCGTATTTCATCGCCGGGCTGAAGGTGGCCGGCGGCCTGAGCCTGATCGGCGCCGTGGTGGCGGAGTTCACCGCCGGCGCGGCCGGCAAGGAAACCGGGCTGGCGTCGCGGATCCTGGAGGCGAGCTTCCGCACCGAGATCCCGAAGATGTTCGCCGCGCTGCTGCTGGTGTCGTTGACCGGCATCGCCATCCACCTGGCGTTCAACCTCGTGGCGCGGCTGGCGCTGGGCCGCTGGCATGAGTCGGAAGCGCGGCGCGAGCGCTGAGTTGCCAGGTTGGCCGGCGCGTGCAACCGCGTGCGAAATTTTCCGGAGCAAACAGCGCCGCGCGCCGCTGGATTTGTGCAAAGATTGCTGCAATTCTCACAGGGATGATTTGCGATGTTTGATCCGGCGCGTTCAGTTCAGTCCACTTCCTTTGCTTCCAAATGGATAGCTGCCACCGCAATGCTGGTGTGCGCTACAGGGGTTTTTGGTCAGGAAAAAGTGGTGTTCGCCACCAACTGGAAAGCCCAGGCCGCGCAAGGCGGCTTCTACCAGGCGCTGGCCGACGGCACCTACAAGAAATACGGCCTCGACGTGGAGATCGTGCAGGGCGGGCCGATGGTCAACAACCGGCCGCTGCTGCCTGCCGGCAAGATCGATTTCCTCATGACCGGCAACCTGCTGCATTCCTTCGACAACCTCAAGAACAAGGTGCCGACGGTGGCGGTGATGTCGGCCTTCCAGAAAGACCCGCAGGCCATCTTTGCGCATCCGGGCCAGGGTTATGCGAGCTTCAAGGACCTGGCCAAGGCGCCGGTGGCCCTGATCGGCAAGGACGGGCAGTTCAGCTTCTGGCAGTGGATGAAATCGGAATACGGCTTCCGCGACGAGCAGCTCAAACCCTACACCTACAACATCGGCCCCTTCCTCGCCGACAAGAAGTCGGTGCAGCAGGGCTACGCGATCGAGGAGCCGCTCACCATCAAGGCCAAGGCCGGATTCGATCCGCTGGTGTTCCTGCTGGCCGACAACGGCTTTTCCACCTACAGCACCACCGTGGAAACGCGCGCCGACATGGTTCGCAACAAACCGGAACTGGTGCAGAAATTCGTCGATGCCAGCATCATCGGCTGGAACAACTACCTGTACGGCAACAACCAGGCGGCCAACGAACTCATCAAGAAGGCCAACCCGGACATGAGCGACGCCAACATCGCCGGCTCGATCGCGCTGATGAAGCAGATGGGCATCGTCGACAGCGGCGAGGCGC of the Rhodoferax koreense genome contains:
- a CDS encoding ABC transporter ATP-binding protein, giving the protein MLSLAHLEKRYGGGRGTLALQDMSLEVGAHDFVSLLGPSGCGKSTVLKMVAGLLPVTSGRITWQAGTAASAQDIGFVFQEPTLMPWASVFDNVWLPLRLRGVSRASAQARVEEALQAVGLHEFAAALPRELSGGMKMRVSIARALITRPKLLLMDEPFGALDEITRSRLNHDTLQLWQQHGFTTLFVTHSVFEAVFLSRRIVVMAARPGRVLAEIAIDEPYPRPEAFRHSARFGAWCAEVSAALHAADDPHG
- a CDS encoding ABC transporter substrate-binding protein, translating into MFATNWKAQAAQGGFYQALADGTYKKYGLDVEIVQGGPMVNNRPLLPAGKIDFLMTGNLLHSFDNLKNKVPTVAVMSAFQKDPQAIFAHPGQGYASFKDLAKAPVALIGKDGQFSFWQWMKSEYGFRDEQLKPYTYNIGPFLADKKSVQQGYAIEEPLTIKAKAGFDPLVFLLADNGFSTYSTTVETRADMVRNKPELVQKFVDASIIGWNNYLYGNNQAANELIKKANPDMSDANIAGSIALMKQMGIVDSGEAQTQGIGAMNPARVKDFFDKMVKAGLYKAGEIDPTQAITTQFVNKGVGVDLRRQLTGK
- a CDS encoding ABC transporter permease, translating into MAEPAELPLVERRWLRTGVPVLVFAALLLAWEVTVRAYAVPSYILPAPSLILQTLWDNLGSLMQSWLFTMKITFGALLLAAVGGVLLAVLFAVSKWVELSLFPLAVVLQVTPIVAIAPLILIFIDSTTAALLLCAWIVAFFPILSNTVTGLRSADLNLRDLFRLYRASPWQTLRLLLVPSAMPYFIAGLKVAGGLSLIGAVVAEFTAGAAGKETGLASRILEASFRTEIPKMFAALLLVSLTGIAIHLAFNLVARLALGRWHESEARRER